One window from the genome of Nicotiana sylvestris chromosome 9, ASM39365v2, whole genome shotgun sequence encodes:
- the LOC138878372 gene encoding uncharacterized protein, which yields MDAIIWNVRSVNTVQVFERLITMHRKHHFEFIGILEPMQQSHKMERYRARIGLAQAVVNVSNTIWAFIDEIFEVTILYNMTQQLTLRLMHSETHVELILTRVYAKCDRTERIELWDTLYAMASDMTVPWLVRGDFNVIWNEEEKYGGLPVSLIEVDDFIHCINTCNLTDLGFKGSIFTWWNGRSEEDCIF from the coding sequence aTGGATGCCATTATATGGAATGTCAGGTCAGTAAACACAGTGCAAGTATTTGAAAGGCTGATTACAATGCACAGAAAACATCATTTTGAGTTCATAGGCATCCTTGAGCCTATGCAACAGTCTCACAAAATGGAGAGGTATAGAGCAAGAATTGGTTTGGCACAGGCTGTGGTGAATGTGTCAAACACAATTTGGGCTTTTATTGATGAAATTTTTGAGGTTACTATTTTATATAACATGACTCAACAGCTTACTTTGAGATTAATGCACTCTGAAACACATGTTGAGCTCATCCTTACACGAGTCTATGCCAAATGTGATCGCACTGAAAGAATAGAACTATGGGATACGTTGTATGCAATGGCATCAGATATGACAGTACCTTGGCTAGTTAGAGGCGACTTTAATGTGATATGGAATGAGGAAGAGAAATATGGGGGCTTGCCAGTTTCTCTCATTGAAGTAGATGACTTCATACATTGCATCAATACCTGCAATTTGACAGACTTGGGTTTTAAAGGAagcatatttacatggtggaatggaagATCAGAGGAGGACTGCATTTTTTAA